TCGGCCTTCAGCAAGTCGAGCGCCGCGACGCCTTTATCCTGCAACCGATCCAGCCCGAGGAATACAGCGTCAGGCAACGTCTCCGCGAGACGAAGCGCCAGCCTGGTCTTGCCGCTGCCCAGAGAACCGATGATGTAGTTAAGCGGACGAATGTCGCGAACTTCGAAATGTTCACCGCCCCAAGGCCACGGAAGCGCAAATTCCACGCTAATCCCTGTTCGATCGATGAGTCGGGTCAACTCTCCATCAACCGGCATCTGACCACGCGCAAGATCGGAGCGGACCCGCCGGATTCTGTCCAGCTTCTGAACAAGATCCTGCAGTTCATTATTCAATGCGGTTTCATGCGCCGCCAAGGCGGTTGCCAGGCTTTGGGGATCGCCATCCAACACTCGCGCTACTTGGGCAAGACTGAGGCCTAGAGCACGCAGAGCCACAATCTCGCCGGCGCGATCCATTTCGTTCGGACCATACACGCGGTATCCGGCTGCCGTTCGGCCTGGCGTGACCAGTCCCTGCTGCTCATATAACCGCAATGCTTTGATCGACACACCGAGCTGACTGGCCGCTTCTGATGCGTTAAAACACGGGGCGGAAGAGCTCATTTAGTCACCTCGTTCTGTTGACCGGTTGCGGTAAGCATGAGGGCGGCCCTTGGGGCCGGGTCAACTAAATTTTAGAGCACTGCCGTGGCTTGCGCGTGAAGCGAGTTTGCACCTTGCCGTTACGACACGAATCCGAAACCCGCCAGCACATCCCACGCCACGTGCATTAGAAGCCCCGCGCGAATAGCCACGCGAAAGCCCGTGTTGATGCCGGGCCAGTCGGGTTTTCGATTCGTAAAGCAGACGCCCGTAAGGAACGCTGTTCGGATGCGTGGCTGCCCAACGCCAATCCCCCTTAATGTCATTTAAGAAGATTTAACCGCTCGCCCCGCGCGAGACCCGTTTCAAGTTGTTATTCTTTTTTGCCGGCTACTTCGCCAGGTGGCTTTTTTGTTTGACGCAAAGAAACTCGCTTATCGAGTCGAAACGAAGCACGAAGGAACACGCATGAAAGCGACGATTTCCACCGGCATCGCCCTGGCGGGCTGGATGCTGGCGCTGACCTCGTCCAGCAATACGTTTGCGCAGAGCACGGTGAGCTTGCAGGGCGTTATCGACAGCGGCGTGACCTACGTCAACAACCAGCGCGGCGGCGCGGTTACGTTGTTCGATAGCGGCATCTTGACGCCCACCACGTTGACCTTGAAAGGCAGTGAGGATCTCGGCCGCGGCAACAAGGCGTTGTTCGAGTTGACGTCGCAATTCGATTTCGGGAGTGGTGCGTCTGTGCCGGGCGCCGGGCAGATATTCAATCGCACCGCCCTGGTCGGACTCGCGAATGACCGGCTCGGCTCGCTGACCTTCGGCAACCAGTACGACTTCATGTTCGACACGCTATCGCTAGGTCAGTATGACGGCGCGTTGCTGTTCGGCGGTCTCTATGATTTTCGTCAGGGTCCCTTCGCGGCGCTAGGCGTACCCGGCAATCCGACCGGCTCGTTCGATTTCGACCGCATGGCGGGTGGCACGCGTGTGCCGAATGCCATCAAATATCGCGGCCCGGAAATAGCCGGCCTGACTGTCGGCGCGCTTTATGGGTTCGGTGGCGTGCCCGGGTCTTTTTCGGCCGACTCGACTATCAGCTTCGGCGCGAACTATGTGAACGGCCAGTTGGGTGTTGGCGCGGCGTATGTGGAAGTGAAGTACCCGCAGCTTGGCAACGGTCATGACGGTATCCGCAATTTCGGTTCCGGTGTGCACTACAAGTTCGCGCGTGTCCTTGCGATGCTGCTCTACACGAACACCAAAAATACCGCGAGCGGCGCGAAGATCGATGTTTATAAAGGCGGCGTGCTGTGGAACGTAGCAGGGCCGTGGGCGTGGGGTCTGGACTACCAGTATATGAAGGGCAATGAGGTCCTTCAGGACAACCGCGCGCAGCAGGTCACGACGGCTCTGCAATACAACTTCTCGAAGCGCACGACGGCGTACGTCGAGGCCGTGTTTCAGCGGGCGAGTGGGGACGCCGCCGAAACCGGGGCCTGGATCAATGGTTTACTGCAGCCGGGAGGCGCGTCGAGTAGCCGTTCGCAGACACTCGCGCGCGTCGGTATGCAGACCAGGTTTTGACGACGTCGGCTCGCACTTACCGTGGATGGAACGTGCTTTATTGCGGCGCTTTTCCATCCACGCTCAACGGCTCGACGTTAGCGGTGCCATCTGCTGCCACCGTCGCGTTGAGCCGGCGCTTGCCAGTGTTGTCCACCAATACGACGCCGGACCCGCCCGCGTTATTGAGGAACAGATAACTCGACGCGCCACCTGGCCGGTCGAACTTCACATGCGCGCCCTTGTCGTCGACGGCGAGCGCGGCCGTCGGCCATGCCGGATTCGGATTGGCAAGCGTGACGGACGGTCTGCCCGCGGCATCGAGTGCGACAGTCGCACCGACCGTGCCGGATTCGCTGAGTAGAACCAAGGTCGGCACACCGTTGCTCGCCGACAGCACGATGCGCGGACGGCCTTGTTGATCGACGATGCGTACTTCCTGAGTGACGAAGGGCTCGGGTGGCAACGAAACAGGCATGGTCTTTTCCCTCGAATGATGGTTTGCGGCGGCAGCAACGTTAATGATCAGGCCATCGTCCGCAGCAGATATTTATGCTGCCCAGACAACACCAGCTCGCCGCGCTGATTGTGAACGGTGACAGCGGTCGTCACTTGACCTTTGTCGCCCACGGGTTCGAGAGCGACGATCTCCAGTGCCGAGAAAAGCGTGTCGCCGGAGTGAACCTCGGCGAGAAACTTTGCCGACAATTCGGTGAAGGCCACGAAGATCGCGCCGAAGTTGTGCGGCAGCAGCGTCGCGCCGGGCGCAGTGAACGCGAGCACCTGGAGGCCATGCACCACGGGCGCCGAATGACCGTAACGCTGGGCGTAACCTACGTCGTAGTGGATCGGATGGTTGTCGCAGGAAACGGTTTGGAACGCGGAGGCATGAGCGTCGGTCAGCGTGCGGCTCGGCGCACGAAAGATCTCGCCGATTCGCAGCTCGGCAAACGTGCGCGCGGGGACGATCTGCCAGTCGGTTGGGTCAAAGCTGAAAGCCATACGTTCTCTCCTTGAGTTCTGCGATCAATGGAATTGAGCGTATCGGCCTGAAGCCTGAAAAGCTTTGTGATTTTATTAATTGACCTTAACCGGACAAGGTGCCGGCAAAGCTTTGACGATCGAGGTACTCCATTGTCTTGCGCAATTGCCGGATCAAAGCAACGGCAACGTCACGCGAATGTGCTCCGCAAACGCGGTGGTCAAATGCGAGGGCCGATCCCGCTCGAACTTCAGCGTGATGCCGATAGCCGGCAAAGCGGGCAACTGCGGATCATCGCTGATTACGCAGAGATCCGAAGCTACCGCCGTCTGCGTAATCACCGCGAAAGCCTGCCCTGAGCGCACCAAAGCCGTGAGCCCGGCAAGACTGCTACTCGCATAGGCAATGCGATAACGCCTCCCCACACGCTGCAGCGCCTCGCATGCCGCCACATGATCGAGCGTATCCGGATCCGAAAGCGCTAACGGCAGCGGATCGAAGTGCGCGGAATCCATTCCCGGACAGCCCACCCAAACCAGCGGTTCCCGGCGAATGATGTTCGCATCGGTCGCGTCTTCCGGCAGTGAGATCATCGCCAGATCCAGCGCATGCATCTCCAGTTGTTCGCGCAAGCGCGGAGTAGGAGCGCAAATAACCTCCACCAAAGCCTGCGGATGCTGACTGGAAAACTGCCGCAATAAATGCGGCAGAAAGACGGCCGCGTAGTCGTCCGGACACCCGAAGCGGATCGTCCCCGACAAGCCTTTTCCAGAAAGATCCGCCATCGCTTCATCGTGCAGCCGCAGAATGCGCTGAGCGTGGACCAATAACCGTTCACCGGGATTCGTCAGCACGACCCCGCGACCGGTGCGCTGGAACAGCGGCTGATCGACGATTTCTTCGAGGCGCTTCATCTGCTGACTCAGCGCCGACTGGGTCCGACCGATCCGATTGGCCGCACGACTCAGCGCGCGGACTTCGGCAATCACGACAAACGAACGCAGCAGATCGATTTCGAGTGAGAGGCTCAAGATATTAGACTCGCTTCTAGCTTCCATTAGAACTATTCGTTTCTATGAAACCAGAGAGCCCTCTAGACTGCAAGCTATTCCCGCTACCCGGCCAAGGAGAAGCACAGTGTCCCGCAACGACGACGCAACGTTCTGGCGCAACGCCAGGCAGCACCTGATCCGCTACGGCGGCACCTTCGAGCCGTTGATCATCGAGCGCGCTCAGGGCAGCTTTGTTTATGACGCGGACGGCCGTGCGATTCTCGACTTCACGTCGGGGCAAATGAGCGCGGTGCTTGGGCACAGTCATCCGGACATCGTGTCCGTCATCAACGAATACGCCGGCAAGCTCGACCACCTGTTCAGCGGCATGCTGTCACGCCCGGTGGTCGACCTCGCAACGCGCCTCGCCGACATCACGCCCGACGGACTCGACCGCGCGCTGTTGCTCAGCACCGGCGCGGAGTCGAACGAGGCCGCTATTCGCATGGCGAAGCTGGTCACCGGCAAATATGAAATTGTCGGATTTGCGCAGTCGTGGCACGGCATGACGGGGAACGCTGCGTCCGCAACCTATAGCGCGGGTCGTAAGGGCGTCGGTCCCGCGGCGGTTGGCTCTTACGCGATTCCCGCGCCGTTTCCGTATCGGCCGCGTTTCGAGCGTCACGGTGAATACGATTACCTGGCGGAATTGGACTACGCATTCGATCTCATCGACCGTCAATCCAGCGGCAATCTGGCTGCCTTTATTGCAGAGCCGATTCTCAGCTCCGGCGGCATCATCGAATTGCCGGAAGGCTACATGGCCGCGTTGAAGCGCAAATGCGAGGAACGCGGCATGCTGCTGATCCTCGACGAAGCGCAAACCGGAGTGGGGCGTACAGGCACGATGTTCGCCTGTCAGCGCGACGGCGTCACGCCCGACATTCTCACTCTGTCGAAAACACTGGGCGCGGGTTTACCACTCGCGGCGGTCGTGACTTCCGCGCAGATCGAAGAGCGGGCTCACGAATTGGGTTATCTGTTCTATACGACTCACGTGTCCGATCCGCTGCCGGCCGCCGTCGGTCTGCGTGTGTTGGACGTGGTCGAGCGCGACGGGTTGGTCGAGCGTGCGAACGTGATGGGTGCGCGACTCAAACGCGGTTTGCTGGATCTGATGGAAAGCTTCGAATGCATCGGCGACATTCGCGGACGCGGGTTGCTGCTGGGCATGGAGATCGTCAAGGATCGTCGCACGAAAGAACCGGCGGATGGGCTCGGTGCAAAGATTACCCGCGAGTGCATGAACCTGGGGCTCAGCATGAACATCGTGCAGTTGCCGGGCATGGGCGGTGTGTTCCGGATCGCGCCGCCGCTGACCGTCAGCGAAGAAGAGATCGATCTGGGTCTGGCACTGCTGCGGCAGGCGATCGAACGCTCTCTCTGACCTGCCGCTTGTTTGGGCTCGTTCTAGTTATGTGGCCACAGGTAGCAGTATTGCTGACTGTCTTCGAAACTGGGGCCGACGGTGCCGTCGGCCGCGATCTCTTTCAGCCATCCATTCGGATCTTGCGAGGTGGGTGTGTCGCCGCAATTGGTGTGAACCCAATGAATCCCGCCTTGAAAGGGAAGGCCGCATAGTTCGAGTCTGTCGCCCACTGCAATGCTGTTCAACGGCGGCGGCACAACGGCTGCATCTTGCTGATAGCCCGACGCGAAGACATTGTCGATTGCGACGTCGTAATCCGCTCCGTCCGCTTCGCCCTTCAGCGTTAAATGCGTGTGCGACAGCTCGACGCCTTTGCGGAACATTCCGTGTTTGAAGGTGGGTGGGGACACGACCTGACCGACAAGCAGCGTTCCCGCATTGGCGGCGCATTGCTGTGCGTCGTCGGCAAATGCACGGGTGGATAGCAAAGCAAGCACGAAACATAAACTGGCCGACGACCGGACGCGTCGTCGGATGCTGCGGCCCTCGTGAAAGGTTAAAGACGACATGGCAGAAGCTCCCTCAGTGTTTTGATTTGATCATGCAGCCCGCGCAGTAGAACAATCCATGCGAAAGGAATTGCCTTCACGCCGACTCGCGTAATGCGCCTATCTTCGTCACCGAAACGCTGCGGCAGTTTATCAGCCTGGTGTGCGCGAATTATGCGCAAGCGTTCTTTTGCCGGTGGACAGATAAAGCATGATCAATCGATATCTTTCTGGCGAGACCGAAGCCTGTGCTCCTAGGTGAAAACCGCCGCAGCAAGCGTAACAAGCGCTCAGGGTAACGCGTCAGAACGACTCGCCCACCATCTCTTCGCTTTTGCGCCAGAGCGCGGCCGCGTGATCCGTGTCGAGCGCATAACGCCGAACGCCTTCGCTGATGGGCGTAATGACCACGTCATCCGCAACGATTTCGCTCACATGGCAGTTTTCGCAGTATTTGCCGCCTACCTCGTCGGCTGCCGCTACCGCCGCTGTCCATACCGAGGTGGCCGCGCCTTGCGGAACCGTCTTGAACTGGAACGGCCCCTTGCCCTCCGACGCAAGCTGACTGTTGATGTTTTCCAGCATCGCGGTCATCTGGCCTTGGTCCATATGGCGTGCCAGTTCCGTCATGATTCCGCCCGGATGAACGGCCG
This genomic stretch from Paraburkholderia bryophila harbors:
- a CDS encoding aspartate aminotransferase family protein, with amino-acid sequence MSRNDDATFWRNARQHLIRYGGTFEPLIIERAQGSFVYDADGRAILDFTSGQMSAVLGHSHPDIVSVINEYAGKLDHLFSGMLSRPVVDLATRLADITPDGLDRALLLSTGAESNEAAIRMAKLVTGKYEIVGFAQSWHGMTGNAASATYSAGRKGVGPAAVGSYAIPAPFPYRPRFERHGEYDYLAELDYAFDLIDRQSSGNLAAFIAEPILSSGGIIELPEGYMAALKRKCEERGMLLILDEAQTGVGRTGTMFACQRDGVTPDILTLSKTLGAGLPLAAVVTSAQIEERAHELGYLFYTTHVSDPLPAAVGLRVLDVVERDGLVERANVMGARLKRGLLDLMESFECIGDIRGRGLLLGMEIVKDRRTKEPADGLGAKITRECMNLGLSMNIVQLPGMGGVFRIAPPLTVSEEEIDLGLALLRQAIERSL
- a CDS encoding MaoC family dehydratase, whose protein sequence is MAFSFDPTDWQIVPARTFAELRIGEIFRAPSRTLTDAHASAFQTVSCDNHPIHYDVGYAQRYGHSAPVVHGLQVLAFTAPGATLLPHNFGAIFVAFTELSAKFLAEVHSGDTLFSALEIVALEPVGDKGQVTTAVTVHNQRGELVLSGQHKYLLRTMA
- a CDS encoding LysR family transcriptional regulator, whose amino-acid sequence is MEARSESNILSLSLEIDLLRSFVVIAEVRALSRAANRIGRTQSALSQQMKRLEEIVDQPLFQRTGRGVVLTNPGERLLVHAQRILRLHDEAMADLSGKGLSGTIRFGCPDDYAAVFLPHLLRQFSSQHPQALVEVICAPTPRLREQLEMHALDLAMISLPEDATDANIIRREPLVWVGCPGMDSAHFDPLPLALSDPDTLDHVAACEALQRVGRRYRIAYASSSLAGLTALVRSGQAFAVITQTAVASDLCVISDDPQLPALPAIGITLKFERDRPSHLTTAFAEHIRVTLPLL
- a CDS encoding porin; this translates as MKATISTGIALAGWMLALTSSSNTFAQSTVSLQGVIDSGVTYVNNQRGGAVTLFDSGILTPTTLTLKGSEDLGRGNKALFELTSQFDFGSGASVPGAGQIFNRTALVGLANDRLGSLTFGNQYDFMFDTLSLGQYDGALLFGGLYDFRQGPFAALGVPGNPTGSFDFDRMAGGTRVPNAIKYRGPEIAGLTVGALYGFGGVPGSFSADSTISFGANYVNGQLGVGAAYVEVKYPQLGNGHDGIRNFGSGVHYKFARVLAMLLYTNTKNTASGAKIDVYKGGVLWNVAGPWAWGLDYQYMKGNEVLQDNRAQQVTTALQYNFSKRTTAYVEAVFQRASGDAAETGAWINGLLQPGGASSSRSQTLARVGMQTRF
- a CDS encoding MerR family transcriptional regulator gives rise to the protein MSSSAPCFNASEAASQLGVSIKALRLYEQQGLVTPGRTAAGYRVYGPNEMDRAGEIVALRALGLSLAQVARVLDGDPQSLATALAAHETALNNELQDLVQKLDRIRRVRSDLARGQMPVDGELTRLIDRTGISVEFALPWPWGGEHFEVRDIRPLNYIIGSLGSGKTRLALRLAETLPDAVFLGLDRLQDKGVAALDLLKADATLKSRVDRAVEWLVDEGATESEALTILLVAFEADGPAALVVDMVEQDLDGVTQEALITFLRLRASAGVRPFFLMTRSSAILDLAAIGPDEAIILCPANHSAPVRVAPYPGAPGYEAVATCLATPEVRARIARQPETTAGEATINTPQTHAPRDS